One window of Sinorhizobium numidicum genomic DNA carries:
- a CDS encoding DNA polymerase III subunit chi codes for MTEILFYHLTESKLEDALPPLLDKSIERGWRVVVQTADADRRDALDTHLWVYRDDSFLPHGTDAGDFAADQPILIVADESNQNGATARFLVDGAEPPPVSDYERVIFMFDGYDQQQLEAARSQWKRLKGEGHNLTYWQQNRDGRWEKKA; via the coding sequence ATGACCGAGATCCTTTTCTATCATCTGACGGAATCGAAACTTGAAGATGCCCTGCCACCGCTGCTCGACAAGAGCATCGAGCGCGGGTGGCGGGTCGTCGTGCAAACGGCCGACGCCGACAGGCGCGACGCACTGGACACGCATCTGTGGGTCTACCGGGATGACAGCTTCCTGCCGCACGGCACCGATGCAGGCGACTTCGCGGCCGACCAGCCGATCCTCATCGTTGCCGACGAAAGCAATCAGAACGGCGCGACCGCACGTTTCCTCGTCGACGGCGCGGAGCCGCCGCCCGTATCGGACTACGAGCGCGTCATCTTCATGTTCGACGGTTACGATCAGCAGCAGCTCGAGGCGGCGCGAAGTCAATGGAAGCGGCTCAAGGGCGAGGGGCACAACCTCACCTATTGGCAGCAGAACCGCGATGGCCGTTGGGAGAAGAAGGCCTGA
- a CDS encoding Gfo/Idh/MocA family protein, producing MPPIQIAIVGVGKIVRDQHLPALAKNADYRLIAAASRHGTVDGIDNFKSIEAMLDAVPAVEAVSLCMPPQYRYEAARVALEAGKHVFLEKPPGATLSEVADLEALAASKGLSLFASWHSRYAPAVEAARTFLASTAIRSVKIIWKEDVRHWHPNQEWIWAAGGLGVFDPGINALSIITHILPRPIFITSATLEFPENRDAPIAATIAFSDARKLDVSAEFDWRQTGKQSWDIVAETDAGEMLLSEGGAKLAVDGKIVHEEPEQEYPMLYRRFAEIIKAGRSDVDLAPLRHVADAFMLGRRKFVEAFHD from the coding sequence ATGCCTCCCATTCAAATTGCCATCGTCGGCGTCGGTAAGATCGTGCGCGACCAACACCTGCCGGCCCTCGCGAAAAACGCAGACTATCGGCTGATAGCAGCGGCCAGCCGCCATGGAACCGTCGATGGAATCGACAATTTCAAATCGATCGAGGCGATGCTGGACGCGGTGCCGGCGGTCGAAGCGGTCTCGCTTTGCATGCCGCCCCAATACCGGTACGAAGCTGCCCGCGTTGCGCTTGAGGCTGGCAAGCACGTCTTCCTCGAGAAACCGCCGGGTGCGACCCTGAGCGAGGTGGCGGATCTCGAGGCGCTGGCGGCAAGCAAAGGTCTCTCGCTTTTTGCCAGCTGGCATTCGCGCTATGCGCCGGCAGTGGAGGCCGCCCGAACATTCCTCGCATCAACCGCGATCCGCAGCGTCAAGATCATCTGGAAGGAGGATGTCCGCCACTGGCATCCGAATCAGGAATGGATCTGGGCAGCCGGCGGACTTGGCGTGTTCGACCCGGGCATCAACGCCCTGTCGATTATTACGCATATCCTGCCGCGCCCGATCTTCATAACGTCGGCGACGCTCGAATTTCCCGAGAACCGCGACGCGCCGATCGCCGCGACCATCGCGTTCAGCGACGCCCGGAAGCTCGATGTTTCCGCGGAGTTCGATTGGCGACAGACTGGCAAGCAGAGCTGGGACATCGTTGCCGAAACCGACGCCGGCGAGATGCTGCTGTCGGAGGGAGGCGCCAAGCTCGCCGTCGACGGCAAGATCGTCCATGAAGAGCCCGAGCAGGAATACCCGATGCTTTACCGGCGCTTCGCCGAGATCATCAAGGCAGGCAGGTCGGATGTCGACCTCGCGCCCCTGCGGCACGTCGCGGACGCCTTCATGCTTGGTCGCCGCAAGTTCGTCGAGGCGTTCCACGACTGA
- a CDS encoding GNAT family N-acetyltransferase, with product MSHIRHATRAELDIIIDWAAKEGWNPGLEDANAFWAADPEGYWVACEEDMLAAAISLVRYGSDYAFLGFYVAQPAYRGKGIGLALWKRAIAEAGERTIGLDGVVAQQENYRKSGFARSHANVRYGGVVDVREPPGTNLIDAAPIHAAALIDYDRGFNPARRDAFLREWTKQLKTRRTVVLLRAGTIVGYGTLRECREGFKIGPLFADSETGADLIFRKLAAATKGAQVYLDIPEPNASARALCERYNMKPVFETARMYRGPAPDLPLARIYGITTFELG from the coding sequence ATGTCACATATTCGCCACGCGACCCGCGCCGAGCTTGACATCATCATCGACTGGGCTGCGAAGGAAGGCTGGAATCCCGGACTTGAGGACGCCAATGCGTTTTGGGCCGCGGATCCGGAAGGTTATTGGGTCGCCTGCGAAGAAGACATGCTCGCCGCTGCCATTTCCCTCGTGCGCTATGGTAGCGATTACGCCTTTCTCGGCTTCTATGTCGCTCAGCCGGCCTATCGGGGCAAGGGCATCGGCCTGGCATTATGGAAGCGGGCGATCGCCGAAGCGGGTGAACGAACGATCGGTCTCGACGGGGTCGTAGCCCAACAGGAGAACTATCGGAAGTCCGGCTTTGCCCGCTCGCACGCGAACGTGCGGTATGGCGGCGTTGTCGATGTGAGGGAGCCTCCAGGTACCAACCTCATCGATGCCGCGCCGATCCATGCGGCAGCGCTGATTGACTATGACCGAGGCTTCAATCCTGCACGCCGCGACGCTTTCCTGCGCGAATGGACTAAGCAACTGAAGACCCGTAGAACCGTCGTTCTGCTGCGCGCCGGAACGATCGTCGGCTACGGAACCCTTCGGGAATGCCGCGAGGGGTTCAAGATCGGGCCACTGTTCGCCGATAGCGAGACGGGCGCTGATCTGATATTTCGGAAGCTCGCGGCCGCCACCAAGGGTGCTCAGGTTTATCTCGACATCCCCGAGCCGAATGCGTCCGCCCGGGCGCTGTGCGAACGCTACAACATGAAGCCGGTCTTCGAAACCGCCCGGATGTATCGCGGGCCGGCGCCGGATCTTCCGCTTGCGCGGATTTATGGCATCACGACGTTCGAGCTCGGCTGA
- a CDS encoding ABC-F family ATP-binding cassette domain-containing protein, translating into MIQITGLCARIAGRLLIDNAFVTLPAGTKAGLVGRNGAGKSTLFRIISGDFPAEAGSVSLPKSARIGQVAQEAPGTEEPLIEIVLRADKERTLLLAEAETETDPHRIAEIQTRLADIRAHSAEARAATILAGLGFDHDAQRRPASSFSGGWRMRVALAAVLFSEPDLLLLDEPTNYLDLEGTLWLEDYIRRYPHTVIIISHDRDLLNTAVNAIVHLDQKKLTFYRGSYDQFERQKAEADELQMKAKAKNEAARKHLQSFIDRFKAKASKARQAQSRVKALERMGTVAAVIEEHVQGFSFPDPEKQVASPIVAIQGGAVGYEPDKPILKRLNLRIDADDRIALLGSNGNGKSTFAKFISGRLQAESGEVRIAPGLKIGFFAQHQLDDLVPTQSAVEHVRRRMADAPEAKVRARVAQMGLATEKMETPAKDLSGGEKARLLMGLAAFDAPNLLILDEPTNHLDIDSRNALIAALNDYSGAVILISHDRHLIEATADRLWLVRDGTVANYDGDLEDYRSLIVGGPKSREDKPKLNGADEILSKADQRKANADKRASLAPLRKKINEIESLTGKLEKLIHALDAELADPALYEKAPAKAAQRAKERAEAAERLAQAEEQWFELSAEYEEAMAG; encoded by the coding sequence ATGATCCAGATCACCGGCCTCTGCGCCCGCATCGCGGGCCGCCTTCTCATCGACAATGCTTTCGTGACGCTACCTGCGGGCACGAAGGCCGGACTCGTCGGGCGTAACGGCGCCGGCAAATCGACGCTTTTCCGGATCATCAGCGGTGATTTTCCGGCCGAGGCAGGCAGCGTCTCACTGCCGAAGAGCGCCCGCATCGGCCAGGTGGCGCAGGAAGCGCCCGGTACAGAGGAGCCTCTGATCGAGATCGTGCTGAGGGCGGACAAGGAGCGCACGTTGCTTCTCGCAGAGGCCGAAACCGAAACCGACCCGCACAGGATTGCGGAAATCCAGACACGGCTTGCGGATATTCGCGCCCACTCCGCGGAAGCGCGTGCGGCAACCATCCTCGCCGGCCTTGGGTTCGACCACGATGCGCAGCGACGCCCCGCCTCCTCCTTCTCCGGCGGCTGGCGTATGCGCGTGGCGCTGGCAGCCGTCCTCTTTTCCGAACCGGATCTGCTGCTCCTGGACGAACCTACCAACTACCTCGACCTCGAGGGTACCTTGTGGCTCGAGGACTATATCCGCCGCTATCCGCATACGGTGATCATCATCAGCCACGATCGCGACCTTTTGAATACGGCAGTAAACGCGATCGTTCACCTCGATCAGAAGAAGCTCACCTTCTATCGCGGCTCCTATGACCAGTTCGAGCGGCAGAAGGCCGAAGCCGACGAATTGCAGATGAAAGCGAAAGCCAAGAACGAGGCGGCGCGCAAGCATCTGCAGAGCTTCATTGACCGCTTCAAGGCAAAGGCGTCCAAGGCCCGCCAGGCCCAGAGCCGCGTCAAGGCCCTTGAGCGCATGGGCACCGTGGCGGCGGTTATCGAGGAGCACGTTCAGGGTTTCTCCTTCCCCGACCCGGAAAAGCAGGTCGCCTCGCCGATCGTCGCCATTCAGGGCGGCGCTGTCGGATACGAACCGGACAAGCCTATCCTCAAACGGCTCAATCTCCGCATCGACGCGGACGACCGTATCGCGCTGCTCGGCTCCAACGGCAACGGCAAATCAACCTTCGCGAAGTTCATCTCGGGCCGCCTCCAGGCGGAATCCGGCGAAGTACGAATCGCTCCCGGGCTGAAGATCGGATTTTTCGCCCAGCACCAGCTCGACGATCTCGTCCCGACGCAGAGCGCCGTTGAGCACGTCCGCCGGCGAATGGCCGATGCGCCGGAAGCAAAGGTGCGCGCTCGGGTCGCGCAGATGGGCCTCGCCACCGAAAAGATGGAAACGCCCGCCAAGGACCTCTCCGGCGGCGAGAAGGCGCGGCTTCTGATGGGGCTTGCCGCTTTTGACGCGCCGAACCTGCTCATCCTCGATGAACCGACCAACCACCTCGATATCGACAGCCGCAACGCCTTGATCGCCGCGCTCAACGACTATTCAGGCGCGGTCATTCTCATTTCTCACGACCGGCATCTGATCGAAGCCACGGCCGATCGCCTGTGGCTGGTACGCGACGGCACGGTCGCGAATTACGACGGCGATCTTGAGGATTACCGCAGCCTCATCGTCGGCGGCCCGAAATCAAGGGAGGATAAGCCGAAGCTCAATGGAGCGGACGAAATCCTGTCGAAGGCGGACCAGCGCAAGGCCAATGCCGACAAGCGCGCTTCGCTGGCGCCGCTCAGGAAAAAGATTAACGAAATCGAGTCCTTGACCGGAAAGCTGGAAAAACTGATTCACGCTCTTGATGCGGAGCTTGCAGATCCCGCCCTCTACGAGAAGGCCCCGGCAAAGGCTGCCCAGCGGGCGAAGGAACGCGCGGAGGCGGCCGAAAGGCTGGCGCAAGCCGAAGAGCAGTGGTTCGAGCTATCGGCCGAATATGAAGAGGCGATGGCGGGTTAA